GTTGTTTTCCTAATTTTTAATGACAAATTTTACAGCTTAATCTCCACATCCACACCGGCGGGAAGGTCCAGTTTCATCATTTCTTCCACCGTCTTTGCCGTCGGTTCTAAAATATCAATCAAGCGCTTGTGAATCCGCATCTCAAATTGTTCACGGGATTTTTTATCCGTATGAACAGACCTGTTTACCGTATATTTTTTGATGTGAGTGGGAAGCAAAACCGGCCCCGCCACCGTGGCTCCCGTTCGATGAGCGGCTTCCACTATTTTTGTCAAAGA
The sequence above is drawn from the Elusimicrobiota bacterium genome and encodes:
- the rpsJ gene encoding 30S ribosomal protein S10, which produces MAQQKIRIRLRAYDHRMLDDSLTKIVEAAHRTGATVAGPVLLPTHIKKYTVNRSVHTDKKSREQFEMRIHKRLIDILEPTAKTVEEMMKLDLPAGVDVEIKL